The following are encoded together in the Nocardioides sp. Arc9.136 genome:
- a CDS encoding DUF4307 domain-containing protein codes for MSTDVLAERYGAPAPWRRRASVVAAVVLGVLFLGWLAWTAWAHSTPEVTSELETFEVVDEHTVDAVVVVDLRDDGVEADCLLRAFAEDHTTVGELEFRPDPALGQRQEQSVRTDRRATSLELLGCKADGQTRYR; via the coding sequence ATGAGCACCGACGTCCTGGCCGAGCGGTACGGCGCCCCGGCGCCCTGGCGACGTCGGGCGTCGGTGGTCGCGGCGGTGGTCCTGGGGGTCCTCTTCCTCGGCTGGCTGGCCTGGACGGCGTGGGCGCACTCGACCCCCGAGGTCACCTCGGAGCTGGAGACGTTCGAGGTCGTCGACGAGCACACCGTCGACGCGGTGGTGGTCGTCGACCTGCGCGACGACGGCGTGGAGGCGGACTGCCTGCTGCGCGCCTTCGCCGAGGACCACACCACGGTGGGCGAGCTGGAGTTCCGGCCCGACCCGGCCCTGGGGCAGCGCCAGGAGCAGTCGGTGCGCACCGACCGCCGCGCGACGTCCCTGGAGCTGCTCGGCTGCAAGGCCGACGGGCA
- the mca gene encoding mycothiol conjugate amidase Mca: MSHHGSPQPRSGLRLMHVHAHPDDESSKGAASTAMYVAQGVDVHVVTCTGGERGSILNPKMDRPDIAANITEIRRQEMERARDILGVTQDWLGFVDSGWPEGDPKPPLPEGCFALVPLEEAAAPLVRLIRELRPHVVTTYDERGGYPHPDHIKCHEVTVAAFEAAGDPERYPDLGEPWQPLKLYYHHGFNRPKTQAIHDAMLAHGLESPYVERLADWKPEPDWDARITTRVPCAEYFGVRDQALLAHATQIDPDGMWFAVPREIQEEVWPTEDFELVVSHVPSEVPESDLFAGITDPA, encoded by the coding sequence ATGTCGCACCACGGGTCACCGCAGCCCCGGTCGGGTCTCCGGCTGATGCACGTCCACGCCCACCCCGACGACGAGTCGAGCAAGGGCGCCGCGTCCACGGCGATGTACGTCGCCCAGGGGGTCGACGTCCACGTCGTCACCTGCACCGGTGGCGAGCGCGGCTCGATCCTGAACCCGAAGATGGACCGGCCCGACATCGCGGCGAACATCACCGAGATCCGGCGCCAGGAGATGGAGCGGGCCCGCGACATCCTCGGCGTCACCCAGGACTGGCTCGGCTTCGTCGACTCCGGCTGGCCCGAGGGGGACCCGAAGCCGCCGCTGCCCGAGGGCTGCTTCGCGCTGGTGCCGCTGGAGGAGGCGGCCGCGCCGCTCGTGCGGCTGATCCGCGAGCTGCGCCCGCACGTCGTCACGACGTACGACGAGCGCGGGGGCTACCCCCACCCCGACCACATCAAGTGCCACGAGGTGACCGTCGCGGCGTTCGAGGCGGCCGGCGACCCCGAGCGGTACCCCGACCTCGGTGAGCCGTGGCAGCCGCTCAAGCTCTACTACCACCACGGCTTCAACCGCCCCAAGACCCAGGCGATCCACGACGCGATGCTGGCCCACGGGCTGGAGTCGCCGTACGTCGAGCGGCTCGCGGACTGGAAGCCCGAGCCCGACTGGGACGCGCGGATCACCACCCGGGTGCCCTGCGCGGAGTACTTCGGCGTCCGCGACCAGGCCCTCCTCGCCCACGCCACCCAGATCGACCCCGACGGCATGTGGTTCGCGGTGCCGCGGGAGATCCAGGAGGAGGTGTGGCCGACCGAGGACTTCGAGCTCGTCGTGAGCCACGTCCCCTCCGAGGTCCCCGAGAGCGACCTCTTCGCCGGCATCACCGACCCCGCCTGA
- a CDS encoding endonuclease/exonuclease/phosphatase family protein yields MPSSSPAPGRRVRALVACCVTALVAAVLATGPVAAPLLPPAGAEPARPISPTFDIGTFNQLGSQHTAGKGGWGPGRMRARVTAGLVQRKGLDVVGFQEVQADQLQVLQRRLDGYAVWPGTSLGGGGLRLQIAWKSWMFRLLDHGSVTTAFDRQRRPVPWVLLEHRGTGRKLYVVDVHNSPRGLEAERDSATRKVVRLVRELRATGRAVFVVGDMNEHEEVFCSLVGRTDLVAANGGSAASPRECSPPPGRLLIDWIFGGGPMRFSGYGVLEGSSVRVASDHALVRASVTMRARRR; encoded by the coding sequence GTGCCCTCCTCCAGCCCCGCGCCCGGACGACGCGTCCGCGCCCTCGTCGCCTGCTGCGTGACCGCCCTCGTGGCGGCCGTCCTGGCGACCGGACCGGTCGCCGCGCCGCTGCTGCCCCCGGCGGGTGCGGAGCCCGCCCGCCCGATCAGCCCGACCTTCGACATCGGCACCTTCAACCAGCTCGGCAGCCAGCACACCGCCGGCAAGGGCGGCTGGGGGCCCGGGCGGATGCGCGCGCGGGTCACCGCCGGCCTGGTGCAGCGCAAGGGCCTCGACGTCGTGGGCTTCCAGGAGGTCCAGGCCGACCAGCTGCAGGTGCTGCAGCGCCGGCTCGACGGGTACGCCGTGTGGCCGGGCACGTCGCTCGGCGGCGGCGGCCTCCGGCTCCAGATCGCGTGGAAGTCCTGGATGTTCCGCCTGCTCGACCACGGCAGCGTCACCACGGCGTTCGACCGGCAGCGGCGACCGGTCCCGTGGGTGCTGCTGGAGCACCGCGGCACCGGCCGCAAGCTCTACGTCGTCGACGTGCACAACAGCCCCCGCGGCCTGGAGGCCGAGCGCGACTCGGCCACCCGCAAGGTGGTCCGGCTCGTGCGCGAGCTGCGCGCCACGGGTCGGGCAGTCTTCGTCGTGGGCGACATGAACGAGCACGAGGAGGTCTTCTGCTCGCTGGTAGGCCGGACCGACCTCGTCGCCGCGAACGGAGGGTCGGCCGCCTCCCCACGCGAGTGCAGCCCGCCGCCGGGCCGCCTGCTCATCGACTGGATCTTCGGCGGTGGTCCGATGAGGTTCTCCGGCTACGGCGTCCTGGAGGGGTCCTCGGTGCGGGTGGCCAGCGACCACGCCCTGGTCCGGGCGTCGGTCACCATGCGGGCGCGTCGCCGCTGA
- a CDS encoding endonuclease/exonuclease/phosphatase family protein, protein MPRVTTAPSVTHAQGPQRPARTHTVTVTLALVMALAASLLVGAPARAAVESARKPTGFGFKIGTFNVLGSQHTRGRGGFAPGTQRARWTAGSIQKRGIDVIGLQEVQKDQLRVLRNRLPGYRIWPGTSLGNQGVRLQIAFRKRQFEMVGHGSVVTRFDRQRRPIPWVRLRDRRTDRRFFVIDVHNSPRGMEGERDSATAKQVRLVQRLRRKGNPVFLTADANEKREFYCKLTARTDLRAANGGNPGARGCKPPKRRLRIDWVLGGRRVKFSHYQEDRGPRVRKSSDHELIHARVRVRPARGR, encoded by the coding sequence ATGCCCCGAGTCACGACCGCACCGTCCGTCACCCACGCCCAGGGCCCCCAGCGACCGGCCCGCACCCACACGGTCACCGTCACCCTCGCGCTCGTGATGGCCCTCGCCGCCAGCCTCCTGGTGGGCGCGCCCGCGCGCGCTGCCGTGGAGTCGGCGCGCAAGCCGACCGGCTTCGGCTTCAAGATCGGCACCTTCAACGTGCTCGGCAGCCAGCACACGCGTGGCCGCGGCGGCTTCGCGCCCGGCACCCAGCGCGCCCGGTGGACCGCCGGCTCGATCCAGAAGCGCGGGATCGACGTCATCGGCCTGCAGGAGGTGCAGAAGGACCAGCTGCGCGTGCTGCGCAACCGGCTGCCCGGCTACCGGATCTGGCCCGGCACCAGCCTGGGCAACCAGGGCGTGCGGCTGCAGATCGCCTTCCGCAAGCGGCAGTTCGAGATGGTCGGCCACGGCTCCGTGGTGACCCGCTTCGACCGCCAGCGGCGCCCGATCCCGTGGGTGCGCCTGCGGGACCGGCGCACCGACCGCCGCTTCTTCGTCATCGACGTGCACAACTCGCCCAGGGGCATGGAGGGCGAGCGCGACTCCGCCACCGCCAAGCAGGTCCGGCTCGTCCAGCGGCTGCGGAGGAAGGGCAACCCGGTGTTCCTGACCGCCGACGCCAACGAGAAGCGCGAGTTCTACTGCAAGCTCACCGCCCGCACCGACCTGCGCGCCGCGAACGGCGGCAACCCCGGCGCCCGTGGCTGCAAGCCGCCGAAGCGACGCCTGCGCATCGACTGGGTCCTCGGCGGCCGCCGGGTGAAGTTCAGCCACTACCAGGAGGACCGCGGCCCCCGCGTCCGGAAGTCGAGCGACCACGAGCTCATCCACGCCCGGGTGCGCGTGCGCCCGGCGCGCGGGCGCTGA
- a CDS encoding endonuclease/exonuclease/phosphatase family protein: protein MRRRPTVPVVLVVAAILTGLAVAAGLTLAPREVRVPIAVGTPAEVSGARVVARADQVSRSAGRAAEASRGRVAAVSGLVAPAAPPYRLEEAGAPLRRLPKVSVRSAAGLVDAVESGTTAMTGQASGAPFTFDIGTLNVQGSQHRANGTGRAAMHATTILGRGVDLVGLQEVQDDQLAVLQGRLPGWTIWPGQALGNQGVRLQIGWRNDLFTLVDSGSITTTFDHQQRPIPYVLLRDLATGGEFWVIDVHNSPRDQEADRDSATAAEIALVQRLRASGHPVLLMGDTNEHTEFGCRVAAATGMVGSNGATPSSCVGAGPVKIDKIMGVGGVSFSGHVVDYGAPVRSATDHAFIHATVTISPLG from the coding sequence GTGCGTCGCCGTCCCACCGTCCCTGTCGTCCTCGTGGTGGCCGCGATCCTCACCGGGCTCGCGGTTGCCGCCGGCCTGACCCTCGCCCCGCGCGAGGTGCGCGTGCCGATCGCGGTCGGCACGCCGGCAGAGGTGAGCGGAGCCCGCGTGGTCGCCCGTGCCGACCAGGTCTCGCGGTCCGCGGGCCGCGCCGCCGAGGCCTCCCGTGGCCGCGTCGCAGCAGTCTCCGGCCTCGTCGCGCCGGCCGCCCCGCCGTACCGCCTCGAGGAGGCCGGCGCCCCGCTGCGCCGCCTGCCGAAGGTCTCGGTGCGGTCGGCCGCCGGCCTGGTGGACGCGGTGGAGTCCGGGACCACCGCCATGACCGGGCAGGCGAGCGGTGCGCCGTTCACCTTCGACATCGGCACGCTCAACGTCCAAGGCAGCCAGCACCGCGCCAACGGCACCGGACGCGCCGCGATGCACGCGACGACGATCCTCGGCCGCGGGGTCGACCTCGTGGGGCTGCAGGAGGTGCAGGACGACCAGCTCGCGGTCCTGCAGGGCCGCCTGCCGGGCTGGACGATCTGGCCGGGCCAGGCGCTGGGGAACCAGGGCGTCCGGCTCCAGATCGGCTGGCGCAACGACCTCTTCACGCTCGTCGACAGCGGCTCCATCACGACCACGTTCGACCACCAGCAGCGCCCGATCCCGTACGTGCTGCTGCGCGACCTGGCGACCGGTGGCGAGTTCTGGGTGATCGACGTCCACAACTCCCCGCGCGACCAGGAGGCCGACCGCGACAGCGCCACGGCCGCCGAGATCGCGCTGGTCCAGCGGCTGCGCGCCAGCGGCCACCCGGTGCTGCTGATGGGTGACACCAACGAGCACACCGAGTTCGGCTGCCGCGTCGCCGCGGCGACGGGCATGGTCGGCTCGAACGGCGCGACGCCGTCGTCCTGCGTGGGTGCCGGGCCCGTGAAGATCGACAAGATCATGGGCGTCGGGGGAGTGTCCTTCAGCGGTCACGTCGTCGACTACGGCGCTCCGGTGCGGTCCGCGACCGACCACGCGTTCATCCACGCGACGGTGACGATCAGCCCGCTGGGCTAG
- a CDS encoding bifunctional 2-polyprenyl-6-hydroxyphenol methylase/3-demethylubiquinol 3-O-methyltransferase UbiG encodes MDAEDWDERYATSELVWSAGPNVFIAEACADLPPGRALDLAAGEGRNALWLAHRGWSVTALDFSPVALDKGRRLAGDTAVEWVLADATTWRPPAGTAYDLVVVAYLQLPAVERRAAVATAYDALVPGGTLLLVAHDSSNLAEGTGGPRDPAVLMTAEDVLGDLADRPHEVVRAERAARTVEPGHGGEAERTAWDCVVQVRRASAPPGASPAG; translated from the coding sequence GTGGACGCCGAGGACTGGGACGAGCGGTACGCCACCAGCGAGCTCGTCTGGTCCGCCGGGCCGAACGTGTTCATCGCCGAGGCCTGCGCCGACCTGCCCCCGGGCCGCGCGCTCGACCTGGCGGCCGGCGAGGGACGCAACGCCCTCTGGCTGGCTCACCGCGGCTGGTCGGTGACCGCGCTCGACTTCTCCCCGGTCGCGCTGGACAAGGGCCGCCGGCTCGCCGGCGACACGGCCGTGGAGTGGGTGCTGGCCGACGCGACCACCTGGCGCCCGCCGGCCGGCACGGCGTACGACCTGGTGGTGGTGGCCTACCTGCAGCTGCCCGCCGTCGAGCGCCGCGCCGCCGTCGCGACGGCGTACGACGCACTGGTGCCGGGTGGCACGCTCCTGCTCGTCGCGCACGACAGCAGCAACCTCGCCGAGGGCACCGGCGGCCCCCGCGACCCCGCGGTGCTGATGACCGCCGAGGACGTCCTCGGCGACCTCGCCGACCGGCCGCACGAGGTGGTGCGGGCCGAGCGCGCCGCGCGCACCGTCGAGCCGGGTCACGGCGGGGAGGCCGAGCGGACGGCGTGGGACTGCGTCGTTCAGGTCCGGCGCGCGAGCGCGCCGCCGGGGGCTAGCCCAGCGGGCTGA
- a CDS encoding co-chaperone YbbN: MATIELTAANFEQNVAGSDILLVDFWASWCGPCRQFAPTYEAASEQHSDITFGSVDTEAQQELAAAARITSIPTLMAFREGILVFAQPGALPPQGLEQLIGAVRELDMDDVRRQAAAAGQDTAGA; the protein is encoded by the coding sequence ATGGCGACCATCGAGCTGACCGCTGCGAACTTCGAGCAGAACGTCGCGGGGAGCGACATCCTCCTCGTCGACTTCTGGGCGAGCTGGTGCGGCCCGTGCCGCCAGTTCGCGCCGACCTACGAGGCGGCCTCCGAGCAGCACTCCGACATCACCTTCGGCTCGGTCGACACCGAGGCCCAGCAGGAGCTCGCCGCAGCGGCCCGGATCACCTCGATCCCGACGCTGATGGCGTTCCGCGAGGGGATCCTCGTGTTCGCCCAGCCCGGTGCGCTCCCGCCGCAGGGCCTCGAGCAGCTCATCGGCGCGGTGCGCGAGCTCGACATGGACGACGTGCGTCGCCAGGCTGCCGCGGCCGGCCAGGACACCGCCGGCGCCTGA
- a CDS encoding ABC transporter substrate-binding protein, giving the protein MRSLKRSGLAGAAVLLAASAVLAGCADDSEGGGGSAGGTSPGEGKAECEGLTEFGDLSGRDVTVYTSIVAPEDQPHIDSWKVFEDCTGADVKYEGSKEFEAQLQVRVQAGNPPDIAYVPQPGLLKNLVSTGKVVEAPEGTEANVDEFFGEDWKGYGSVDGKFYAAPLGANVKSFVWYSPSMFEENGWEIPETWDDMIALSDQIAQDGKIKPWCAGIESGEATGWPATDWLEDVLLRTGGPDVYDQWVNHEIPFNDPAVVEGLDTVGGILKNEEYVNGGIGDVKSIATTPFQEGGLPILDEECAMHRMASFYAANWPEGTKIAEDGDVFAFYLPAIGEDFGSPVLGGGEFVAAFSDEPEVQAFQTYLSSDVWANEKAKATPGGGWVSANTGLEISNLSSPIDQLSAEIFQDPDAVFRFDGSDQMPGAVGAGSFWTEMTAWIAQDQSTEDSLTKIEESWEE; this is encoded by the coding sequence ATGCGTTCACTGAAGAGATCCGGCCTCGCAGGCGCGGCCGTCCTGCTCGCCGCCAGCGCGGTGCTCGCAGGGTGCGCCGACGACAGCGAAGGCGGCGGCGGCAGCGCCGGCGGCACCTCGCCCGGCGAGGGCAAGGCCGAGTGCGAGGGCCTGACGGAGTTCGGCGACCTGAGCGGTCGCGACGTCACGGTCTACACCTCGATCGTCGCCCCCGAGGACCAGCCGCACATCGACTCCTGGAAGGTCTTCGAGGACTGCACCGGGGCCGACGTCAAGTACGAGGGCTCCAAGGAGTTCGAGGCGCAGCTGCAGGTGCGCGTGCAGGCCGGCAACCCGCCGGACATCGCCTACGTCCCGCAGCCGGGCCTGCTGAAGAACCTGGTCAGCACCGGCAAGGTCGTCGAGGCGCCCGAGGGCACCGAGGCGAACGTCGACGAGTTCTTCGGCGAGGACTGGAAGGGCTACGGCAGCGTCGACGGCAAGTTCTACGCCGCCCCGCTGGGCGCCAACGTCAAGTCGTTCGTCTGGTACTCCCCGTCGATGTTCGAGGAGAACGGCTGGGAGATCCCCGAGACCTGGGACGACATGATCGCCCTGTCCGACCAGATCGCCCAGGACGGCAAGATCAAGCCCTGGTGCGCCGGCATCGAGTCCGGCGAGGCGACCGGCTGGCCGGCCACCGACTGGCTCGAGGACGTCCTGCTGCGCACCGGCGGCCCGGACGTCTACGACCAGTGGGTCAACCACGAGATCCCCTTCAACGACCCCGCGGTCGTCGAGGGCCTCGACACCGTCGGCGGGATCCTCAAGAACGAGGAGTACGTCAACGGCGGCATCGGCGACGTGAAGTCGATCGCGACGACCCCCTTCCAGGAGGGCGGCCTGCCGATCCTCGACGAGGAGTGCGCCATGCACCGGATGGCGAGCTTCTACGCCGCCAACTGGCCCGAGGGCACCAAGATCGCCGAGGACGGCGACGTCTTCGCCTTCTACCTCCCGGCGATCGGTGAGGACTTCGGCAGCCCGGTCCTCGGCGGCGGCGAGTTCGTCGCGGCGTTCTCCGACGAGCCGGAGGTCCAGGCCTTCCAGACCTACCTGTCCAGCGACGTGTGGGCCAACGAGAAGGCCAAGGCCACCCCGGGCGGCGGCTGGGTCAGCGCCAACACCGGCCTGGAGATCTCCAACCTCTCCAGCCCGATCGACCAGCTGTCGGCGGAGATCTTCCAGGACCCCGACGCGGTCTTCCGCTTCGACGGCTCCGACCAGATGCCCGGTGCCGTCGGCGCCGGCTCCTTCTGGACCGAGATGACGGCCTGGATCGCGCAGGACCAGAGCACCGAGGACTCCCTCACCAAGATCGAGGAGTCCTGGGAGGAGTGA
- a CDS encoding carbohydrate ABC transporter permease: MSTGEKFTQMVIAVAVFFAVVGLILLLTQRLRSRRGELVQSAAFVLPAVLLIALGLLYPAITSIYQSFLDNTGDEVVGLENYQTIFTDSDQVRVLLNTAAWVILVPVVSTLVGLVYAVLVDRSRFEKFAKALIFLPMAISLVGASIIWKFVYDYRDSSRGQIGLANQLLNWVGIDSYRFLLTEPWNTVFLIVILIWVQAGFAMTILSASIKAIPEDIIEAARLDGVGGMKMFRHITVPSIRPSLIVVLTTISITTLKAFDIVRTTTGGNYDTSVLAYQFYVEYFRSYDQGTATAIAVLIFVLVMPIVIYNVRQMRKLEAR; encoded by the coding sequence ATGTCAACCGGTGAGAAGTTCACCCAGATGGTGATCGCGGTCGCGGTGTTCTTCGCCGTGGTCGGGCTGATCCTGCTGCTGACCCAACGTCTCCGGTCGCGCCGCGGCGAGCTGGTGCAGTCGGCCGCCTTCGTGCTGCCGGCGGTCCTGCTGATCGCCCTCGGCCTGCTCTACCCGGCCATCACCAGCATCTACCAGTCGTTCCTCGACAACACCGGCGACGAGGTCGTCGGGCTCGAGAACTACCAGACGATCTTCACCGACTCCGACCAGGTGCGCGTGCTGCTCAACACCGCCGCCTGGGTGATCCTGGTGCCGGTCGTCTCCACCCTCGTCGGCCTGGTGTACGCCGTGCTGGTCGACCGCTCCCGGTTCGAGAAGTTCGCCAAGGCGCTGATCTTCCTGCCGATGGCCATCTCGCTGGTCGGCGCGTCGATCATCTGGAAGTTCGTCTACGACTACCGCGACAGCAGCCGCGGCCAGATCGGCCTGGCCAACCAGCTGCTCAACTGGGTCGGCATCGACTCCTACCGGTTCCTGCTCACCGAGCCCTGGAACACCGTCTTCCTGATCGTCATCCTGATCTGGGTCCAGGCCGGCTTCGCGATGACGATCCTCTCGGCCTCCATCAAGGCGATCCCCGAGGACATCATCGAGGCGGCCCGGCTCGACGGCGTGGGCGGCATGAAGATGTTCCGCCACATCACCGTGCCGAGCATCCGGCCCTCGCTCATCGTCGTGCTCACCACGATCAGCATCACCACGCTCAAGGCCTTCGACATCGTCCGCACGACGACCGGTGGCAACTACGACACCAGCGTGCTGGCCTACCAGTTCTACGTGGAGTACTTCCGCTCCTACGACCAGGGCACGGCCACCGCGATCGCCGTCCTGATCTTCGTGCTCGTCATGCCGATCGTGATCTACAACGTCCGTCAGATGCGCAAGCTGGAGGCACGATGA
- a CDS encoding carbohydrate ABC transporter permease: protein MTVIPEEKGVEAIVAQESVASSAKRGLSSPWASLAAVVIAVVWTIPTFGLLVTSFRPEEEITSSGWWTSLWNWGFTLDNYDEVLNGSTTNLATYFINSIVITIPSVLIPISIATMAAYAFAWMKFPGRDFLFVAIFALQIVPIQVTMIPLLKLYVQPPFNLQPLAGSDAPGGGLYTIWLSHSIFALPLAIYLLHNFMNQIPGELIESARVDGAGHVQIFTKIMLPLMAPAIAAFGIFQFLWVWNDLLVALVFGSNPEIAPLTVRLAELSGTRGQDWYLLSAGAFVSLIVPLVVFLALQRYFVRGLLAGSVKG from the coding sequence ATGACCGTCATCCCCGAGGAGAAGGGCGTCGAGGCGATCGTCGCCCAGGAGTCCGTGGCCTCGAGCGCCAAGCGGGGCCTGAGCTCGCCGTGGGCGTCCCTGGCGGCCGTGGTCATCGCGGTCGTGTGGACCATCCCGACCTTCGGCCTGCTGGTCACCTCCTTCCGGCCCGAGGAGGAGATCACCAGCAGCGGCTGGTGGACGTCGCTGTGGAACTGGGGGTTCACCCTCGACAACTACGACGAGGTGCTCAACGGCTCCACGACCAACCTCGCGACGTACTTCATCAACTCGATCGTCATCACCATCCCCTCGGTGCTGATCCCGATCAGCATCGCGACGATGGCGGCCTACGCCTTCGCGTGGATGAAGTTCCCCGGCCGCGACTTCCTGTTCGTGGCGATCTTCGCGCTGCAGATCGTGCCGATCCAGGTCACGATGATCCCGCTGCTCAAGCTCTACGTGCAGCCGCCGTTCAACCTGCAGCCGCTCGCGGGCTCGGACGCGCCGGGCGGCGGGCTCTACACGATCTGGCTCTCGCACTCGATCTTCGCGCTGCCGCTTGCGATCTACCTGCTGCACAACTTCATGAACCAGATCCCCGGCGAGCTCATCGAGTCCGCCCGGGTCGACGGCGCGGGGCACGTGCAGATCTTCACCAAGATCATGCTGCCGCTCATGGCGCCCGCGATCGCGGCGTTCGGCATCTTCCAGTTCCTGTGGGTCTGGAACGACCTGCTCGTCGCGCTGGTCTTCGGCAGCAACCCGGAGATCGCCCCGCTGACGGTGCGGCTCGCGGAGCTCTCGGGCACGCGCGGGCAGGACTGGTACCTGCTGTCCGCGGGCGCGTTCGTGTCGCTGATCGTCCCGCTCGTGGTGTTCCTGGCCCTGCAGCGCTACTTCGTCCGCGGCCTGCTCGCGGGAAGCGTCAAGGGGTGA
- a CDS encoding LacI family DNA-binding transcriptional regulator, whose product MTSIDDLAREVGVSTATVSRALRGLPRVSEETRQRVVDAAVRLGYVPSASARGLATGRTRTVAVVVPFVTRWFFGTVVHGAEQVLRERGYDLLLYNLAGDTHARDRVFGRGLLTKRADAMLVLGLTPTAQEVRQLERAGRPVALVGSSVEGWPSVRIDDHAAARTAVEHLVALGHRRIGYVGGLGDDLPFDLAVPTARRRGYRAALADAGIAADPALEAEGLFTMDGGLSAGRRLLASERPPTAVLAASDEMAIGVLRAARETGCSVPGDLSVIGIDDHEAASFFDLATIRQPVDQQGRTAARQVLARLGEVTEEVPDDVVLPTELVLRATTGPPLG is encoded by the coding sequence ATGACCAGCATCGACGACCTCGCCCGCGAGGTCGGCGTCTCGACCGCGACGGTCTCCCGCGCGCTGCGCGGGCTCCCGCGGGTCTCCGAGGAGACCCGGCAGCGGGTCGTCGACGCGGCCGTCCGGCTCGGCTACGTGCCCAGCGCGAGCGCGCGGGGGCTGGCGACCGGCCGCACCCGCACGGTCGCGGTGGTGGTGCCGTTCGTGACGCGGTGGTTCTTCGGCACCGTCGTGCACGGCGCCGAGCAGGTGCTGCGCGAGCGCGGCTACGACCTGCTGCTCTACAACCTCGCCGGCGACACCCACGCCCGTGACCGGGTCTTCGGCCGCGGCCTGCTCACCAAGCGGGCCGACGCCATGCTGGTGCTCGGCCTGACGCCGACCGCCCAGGAGGTGCGCCAGCTCGAGCGGGCTGGCCGGCCGGTCGCGCTGGTGGGCTCCTCGGTCGAGGGCTGGCCGAGCGTGCGCATCGACGACCACGCGGCCGCGCGCACCGCCGTGGAGCACCTGGTCGCGCTGGGTCACCGCAGGATCGGGTACGTCGGCGGCCTGGGCGACGACCTGCCGTTCGACCTGGCCGTGCCGACGGCCCGCCGCCGCGGCTACCGGGCGGCGCTCGCGGACGCCGGCATCGCGGCGGACCCGGCACTCGAGGCCGAGGGGCTGTTCACCATGGACGGCGGCCTGTCCGCCGGCCGACGGCTGCTGGCCTCCGAGCGGCCGCCGACGGCCGTCCTGGCGGCCTCGGACGAGATGGCCATCGGGGTGCTGCGCGCGGCCCGGGAGACCGGCTGCAGCGTGCCGGGGGACCTGTCGGTCATCGGCATCGACGACCACGAGGCGGCGTCGTTCTTCGACCTCGCCACGATCCGGCAGCCGGTCGACCAGCAGGGCCGCACCGCGGCCCGGCAGGTGCTCGCCCGGCTCGGCGAGGTGACCGAGGAGGTCCCCGACGACGTCGTGCTCCCGACCGAGCTGGTGCTGCGCGCGACGACCGGGCCGCCGCTCGGCTGA
- a CDS encoding hemolysin III family protein, which translates to MSRSNDVRAGLEHRLEHLGESIHDTIAEIKPKLRGWLHLASAPMTLAAGIVLVALSPDATTRIGSAVFTATALLLFTVSAIYHTGTWSPRTWAFLRRFDHSNIFLLIAGSYTPFALMLLDGLERTALLTAVWTGALLGVGFRVFWTDAPRWLYVPIYIALGWAAVFFIPSLLDGALDLGIGIGVAVFVMIVAGGMLYTLGGVVYGFKRPNPWPRWFGFHEVFHTFTILAFAAHYVGVSLATYSLR; encoded by the coding sequence ATGAGCCGGAGCAACGACGTGCGCGCAGGACTGGAGCACCGACTCGAGCACCTCGGCGAGTCGATCCACGACACGATCGCCGAGATCAAGCCGAAGCTGCGGGGCTGGCTGCACCTGGCCAGTGCGCCGATGACCCTGGCGGCGGGCATCGTGCTGGTGGCCCTCTCGCCCGACGCGACCACGCGCATCGGGTCGGCGGTCTTCACCGCGACCGCCCTGCTGCTCTTCACGGTCTCCGCGATCTACCACACCGGGACCTGGTCACCGCGGACGTGGGCGTTCCTCCGCCGCTTCGACCACTCGAACATCTTCCTGCTCATCGCCGGCTCCTACACGCCGTTCGCGCTGATGCTGCTCGACGGCCTCGAGCGGACCGCGCTGCTCACCGCGGTCTGGACCGGAGCGCTGCTGGGCGTGGGCTTCCGCGTGTTCTGGACCGATGCCCCCCGCTGGCTCTACGTCCCCATCTACATCGCCCTGGGGTGGGCGGCGGTGTTCTTCATCCCGAGCCTGCTCGACGGCGCGCTCGACCTCGGCATCGGCATCGGCGTCGCGGTGTTCGTGATGATCGTGGCCGGCGGGATGCTCTACACCCTCGGCGGCGTCGTGTACGGCTTCAAGCGGCCCAACCCGTGGCCGCGCTGGTTCGGCTTCCACGAGGTGTTCCACACCTTCACGATCCTGGCCTTCGCCGCGCACTACGTGGGCGTCTCGCTCGCGACGTACTCCCTGCGCTGA